In the genome of Bosea sp. BIWAKO-01, the window GTCGACCGGATAGTCATAGGTCGTCGTCACCTCGCCGAAGCGGGCGATATTCTCGTAGAGCTTGACCTGCATCAGCCCGTATTCGGCCCAGGCGTGCATCTTGCGGGTCTCGGCCTCGCGCGGCTCGAGTTTCCGCAGGGGTTCCGGCTGCGGCACCTGATAGACCATGATCTGCCCGGCCTTCAGCGGCGCTTCCGGGATGCGGTGGCGGGTCTGGATGATGGTGGCCTCGTCCGTCGCCTCGGTCGTCTTCGCATCGGCGGTGCGTTCGAAGAAGCGGCGGATCGAGACGGCGTTGGTGGTGTCGTCCGCGCCCTGGTCGATGACCTTCAGCACATCGTCCGGGCCGATGATCGCGGCGGTGATCTGGATACCGCCCGTGCCCCAGCCGCGCGCCAGCGGCATTTCTCGTGAGCCGAACGGCACCTGATAGCCCGGCACCGCGACCGCCTTGAGCAGGGCGCGGCGGATCATCCGCTTGGT includes:
- a CDS encoding alpha-D-ribose 1-methylphosphonate 5-phosphate C-P-lyase PhnJ gives rise to the protein MTLHQIVPGEDTKPAYNYAYLDEQTKRMIRRALLKAVAVPGYQVPFGSREMPLARGWGTGGIQITAAIIGPDDVLKVIDQGADDTTNAVSIRRFFERTADAKTTEATDEATIIQTRHRIPEAPLKAGQIMVYQVPQPEPLRKLEPREAETRKMHAWAEYGLMQVKLYENIARFGEVTTTYDYPVDVNGRYVMAPSPIPKFDNPKMHMSPSLQLFGAGREKRIYAVPPHTSVRSLDFEDHPFRIQSWNEPCGLCGATDSYLDEVVTDDRGGRMFVCSDSHHCETRRADGHRGAMLADASALHLVDDKQAKDEVSQS